A genomic window from Lotus japonicus ecotype B-129 chromosome 1, LjGifu_v1.2 includes:
- the LOC130728212 gene encoding pentatricopeptide repeat-containing protein At1g62670, mitochondrial-like — protein sequence MLNSRYAILFNSPRTLSSSTTFLVFFPYTRFYARGHRKKLDQLPNFDNNNDPVASFNRMLHLSPPPRISEMNKVLGSMVKLKRYSTVVSLYARLEFKGTPKPSLITMSITINCFSHLGQMGFAFSVLGKILKRGFELDRLTLTTLMKGLCLKGRTGEAMDLHDDSVSKGFRFDEVCYGTLINGLCKTGKTRAAMELFSKMKRFGVSPNLIMYNTVIDGLCKDGLVAEACGLCSEMVAKGIALDIYTYNSLIHGFCSAGQFQTAAKLLNEMVRGNVQPDVYTFNILIDGLCKLGMVTEADNVFAAMIKRGQKPDVVSYDALMNGYCLCNNVDKAKEVFDKMVERGVSPTVISYSTLINGYCKFKMVDEAIMLLAEMHEKKLVPDTVTYNCLLDGLSKSGRNLYESDLVEAMRASGQPPDLITYNILLDGYLKHEDLDKASALFQHMIDMGISPNIRTYNILINGLCKGGRLNAAKEFFQRLSEKGCHPNIRTYNTMMNGLCKEGLLDEAEALLLEMVENNCLPNAVTFDPIVRAVLEK from the coding sequence ATGCTGAATTCGAGGTATGCTATCCTCTTCAACTCACCTCGTACCTTGTCCTCCTCCACAACCTTCCTCGTTTTCTTCCCTTATACGAGGTTCTACGCTCGTGGCCACCGCAAAAAGCTCGATCAACTTCCAAACTTTGACAACAACAACGACCCAGTAGCTTCCTTCAACCGCATGCTCCACCTTTCCCCACCACCACGCATATCGGAAATGAACAAGGTTCTGGGCTCAATGGTGAAGCTCAAGCGTTACAGCACTGTTGTCTCGCTTTATGCTCGGTTGGAGTTCAAGGGAACCCCCAAACCCTCCCTTATCACCATGAGCATCACCATCAACTGTTTCTCCCATTTGGGTCAAATGGGGTTTGCTTTTTCAGTATTGGGGAAGATTCTCAAGAGGGGTTTTGAGTTGGACAGGCTAACCCTCACAACCCTCATGAAGGGTTTGTGTTTGAAAGGTAGGACTGGGGAGGCAATGGACTTGCATGATGATTCTGTGTCTAAAGGGTTCAGGTTTGATGAGGTTTGCTATGGGACATTGATCAATGGGTTGTGTAAAACTGGAAAAACTAGAGCTGCAATGGAGTTGTTTTCAAAGATGAAGAGGTTTGGAGTTTCCCCTAATTTGATCATGTATAATACTGTTATTGATGGTCTTTGCAAAGATGGACTTGTGGCTGAGGCTTGTGGTTTGTGTTCTGAAATGGTTGCTAAGGGAATAGCTCTTGATATTTACACCTACAATTCTCTGATTCATGGTTTCTGCAGTGCTGGTCAGTTTCAAACAGCAGCTAAGTTGTTGAATGAAATGGTACGAGGAAATGTCCAGCCTGATGTGTATACCTTTAATATACTGATTGATGGATTGTGTAAACTTGGAATGGTCACTGAAGCTGACAATGTGTTTGCTGCAATGATCAAAAGAGGTCAGAAGCCTGATGTTGTTAGTTACGATGCTTTGATGAATGGTTATTGTTTGTGCAACAATGTAGATAAGGCGAAAGAAGTGTTTGATAAGATGGTTGAGAGAGGTGTGTCGCCTACTGTTATCAGTTATTCTACTTTGATTAATGGATATTGCAAGTTTAAAATGGTTGATGAAGCCATTATGCTCTTAGCAGAAATGCATGAGAAAAAATTAGTCCCTGATACTGTGACTTATAATTGTCTTCTTGATGGTTTGTCCAAATCAGGAAGAAACTTGTATGAGTCGGATCTAGTTGAGGCGATGCGTGCCAGTGGTCAACCCCCTGATTTAATCACTTATAATATATTGTTAGATGGTTATCTCAAACATGAGGACCTTGACAAGGCAAGTGCCTTATTTCAGCACATGATTGACATGGGAATTTCTCCAAATATACGCACATATAATATACTTATTAACGGGCTTTGCAAGGGTGGAAGACTAAATGCTGCAAAGGAATTTTTTCAACGTCTTTCTGAGAAAGGTTGTCATCCAAATATCCGAACATATAACACTATGATGAATGGGCTTTGTAAAGAGGGTTTACTTGATGAAGCCGAGGCGTTGCTTTTGGAAATGGTTGAGAATAATTGCCTTCCAAATGCTGTGACTTTTGATCCCATTGTTCGTGCTGTTCTAGAGAAATAA